One window of Rubrivirga sp. SAORIC476 genomic DNA carries:
- a CDS encoding YtxH domain-containing protein codes for MSQRTRAVRASLFGFLVGGAAGVTVGLLLAPDEGRQLRRRAAYLLDRWAGDLAAVVDRLDRDGASSDARARADALVADARQQAEDLLSEADALISQARLGRSGDGA; via the coding sequence ATGAGCCAGCGCACTCGAGCGGTCCGCGCCTCTCTCTTCGGTTTCCTCGTCGGCGGCGCGGCTGGCGTGACAGTCGGCCTTCTACTCGCGCCTGACGAAGGACGCCAACTCCGGCGCCGGGCAGCCTACCTGCTGGACCGCTGGGCGGGTGATCTCGCGGCGGTCGTGGACCGTCTCGACCGCGACGGGGCCTCCAGCGACGCCCGCGCCCGCGCCGATGCGCTGGTCGCCGACGCGCGTCAGCAGGCCGAGGACCTCCTCTCGGAGGCCGACGCGCTCATCAGCCAGGCCCGCCTCGGCCGGTCCGGCGACGGCGCCTAG
- a CDS encoding YaaA family protein, whose translation MRFTILLPSAEGKATGGNPLAPDMFDYRSSNTFNYFSQLNPERRALIDALQTQVRDGSDEDLAKLFGVKGDTLQEAVSVNLDVYRSPLMASVDRYGPGVMYAAMDFAGLPTGSQRRLLENGVIFSGLFGLLRPDDLIPNYRLKMDAKVEGIGKVANYWKVPLSTALNDLVAGHAVWNLLPGSHEAAWDDAGTYGRMIRVKFYKEDETGERTAVSHGVKELRGALVAHIVNETADSIGSLDLWEPPDGYEVDHDASEIDEAGGGTVVMVSSPGWEKRRASRRKARAEAEAEAAAARRAREEDDD comes from the coding sequence GTGCGTTTTACGATTCTCCTCCCCAGCGCGGAGGGCAAGGCGACCGGGGGCAACCCCCTCGCCCCCGACATGTTCGACTATCGCTCGTCGAACACGTTCAACTACTTCTCGCAACTCAACCCCGAGCGTCGAGCACTCATCGATGCGCTCCAGACCCAGGTCCGGGACGGCAGTGATGAGGACCTGGCCAAGCTCTTCGGTGTCAAGGGCGACACGCTCCAGGAGGCCGTCAGCGTAAACCTCGACGTGTACCGCAGCCCGCTCATGGCGTCTGTGGACCGCTACGGGCCGGGTGTGATGTACGCCGCGATGGACTTCGCGGGACTGCCGACGGGCTCGCAGCGACGGCTGTTGGAGAACGGGGTCATCTTCTCGGGCCTCTTCGGTCTGCTCCGGCCCGACGACCTGATCCCGAACTACCGGCTCAAGATGGACGCCAAGGTGGAGGGCATCGGGAAGGTGGCGAACTACTGGAAGGTGCCCCTCTCGACAGCGCTCAACGACTTGGTGGCGGGCCATGCGGTCTGGAACCTTCTGCCGGGCTCCCACGAGGCGGCTTGGGATGACGCGGGCACCTACGGCCGGATGATCCGGGTCAAGTTCTACAAGGAAGATGAGACGGGCGAGCGCACGGCCGTCTCGCATGGCGTCAAGGAACTGCGCGGCGCTCTCGTGGCCCACATCGTCAACGAGACGGCGGACTCGATCGGCTCGCTCGACCTTTGGGAGCCGCCGGACGGCTACGAGGTCGACCACGACGCCTCCGAGATCGACGAGGCCGGGGGCGGGACCGTCGTGATGGTGTCCAGTCCGGGTTGGGAGAAGCGCCGGGCGTCGCGTCGCAAGGCCCGCGCCGAGGCCGAGGCGGAGGCTGCTGCCGCCCGCCGCGCCCGCGAAGAGGACGACGACTAG
- the udk gene encoding uridine kinase: protein MSVVIGIAGGSGSGKTTVQRRVMERFGTRRIALLDHDAYYRPLDHLSPEQRARFNFDHPDALESDLMVAHLDRLIAGEAVEKPTYSFETHSRLEATQTVEPRPVVLVEGILVLAEPALRERMDVKLFVDAAPDVRLMRRMERDLHERGRSVESVLEQYRRTVRPMHLEFVEPSKRHADVIIPRGGQNQVAIDMVLARVQSLLDLDARG from the coding sequence ATGTCCGTCGTCATCGGCATCGCCGGAGGGTCCGGCTCGGGCAAGACCACCGTCCAGCGCCGCGTCATGGAGCGGTTCGGGACGCGCCGGATCGCGCTGCTCGACCACGACGCCTACTACCGGCCGCTGGACCACCTCTCGCCGGAGCAGCGCGCACGCTTCAACTTCGACCACCCGGACGCGCTGGAGAGCGACCTGATGGTGGCCCACCTCGACCGCCTCATCGCGGGCGAGGCCGTCGAGAAGCCGACCTACTCGTTCGAGACGCATAGCCGGCTGGAGGCGACGCAGACCGTCGAGCCGCGCCCCGTCGTGTTGGTGGAAGGCATCCTCGTCCTCGCCGAGCCCGCCCTCCGGGAGCGGATGGATGTCAAGCTGTTCGTGGACGCCGCGCCCGACGTGCGGCTGATGCGCCGGATGGAGCGTGACCTGCACGAGCGGGGGCGCTCCGTGGAGTCGGTGCTCGAACAGTACCGGCGGACGGTGCGCCCGATGCATCTCGAGTTCGTGGAGCCTTCCAAGCGCCACGCCGACGTGATCATCCCCCGCGGGGGGCAAAACCAGGTGGCCATCGACATGGTGCTCGCACGGGTGCAGTCGCTGCTGGACCTCGACGCGCGCGGCTAA
- a CDS encoding type III pantothenate kinase produces MPFLALDVGNTTVKAAVWDGAWSEVTRFPSDDASVEVWMARLGKLAGEVGASGLCSVVPRLTPPLVDVLTALTGTTPLVVSVDLSLPFRMAYATPHTLGTDRLAAAVAAHALARGGPVIALDAGTTLTTEVVSAEPAYLGGAILPGPDLLRRSLARGTGQLPEVPWPDAVLPVGDSSVGAIQAGLGVLVVDGVAGLLHRTQAALSGEALVIATGGWAGWLAERIPEVDRVEPTLVLDGVRILSGSADR; encoded by the coding sequence GTGCCCTTCCTCGCCCTCGATGTTGGCAACACGACCGTCAAGGCAGCGGTGTGGGATGGCGCGTGGTCTGAGGTCACCCGGTTTCCCTCAGACGACGCATCGGTCGAGGTCTGGATGGCCCGCCTCGGAAAGCTGGCGGGCGAGGTCGGGGCGAGCGGACTCTGCTCCGTCGTGCCGAGGTTGACGCCGCCACTGGTGGACGTGCTGACCGCTCTCACGGGGACCACACCGCTGGTCGTCTCGGTCGACCTCTCCCTCCCCTTCCGGATGGCGTACGCGACGCCGCACACGTTGGGGACGGACCGGCTGGCGGCGGCCGTCGCCGCGCACGCGCTCGCCCGGGGGGGGCCGGTGATCGCGCTCGACGCCGGGACCACCCTCACGACCGAGGTGGTGTCGGCGGAGCCCGCCTACCTCGGCGGCGCCATCCTGCCCGGCCCGGATCTCCTGCGGCGGTCGCTGGCTCGCGGCACCGGCCAACTCCCCGAGGTCCCCTGGCCGGACGCCGTCCTGCCCGTCGGCGACTCGTCGGTCGGTGCCATCCAGGCTGGCCTCGGTGTCCTCGTGGTCGACGGCGTAGCGGGCCTTCTCCACCGCACGCAGGCCGCGCTCAGCGGCGAGGCGCTCGTGATCGCCACCGGTGGCTGGGCTGGCTGGCTGGCCGAGCGCATCCCCGAGGTGGACCGCGTCGAGCCGACGCTGGTGCTGGACGGCGTCCGGATCCTGAGCGGCTCCGCCGACCGGTAG